In Vibrio diazotrophicus, the following proteins share a genomic window:
- the rluC gene encoding 23S rRNA pseudouridine(955/2504/2580) synthase RluC, protein MNEIRTQVQFIDIDEDMAGQRIDNFLRNQLKSIPKSMVYRILRKGEVRVNKKRVKAEYKLEAGDVVRVPPVTIEAKAEEATAPSTKLNKVAELEHCIIHEDDHVLILNKPSGTAVHGGSGLKFGAIEALRALRPQARFLELVHRIDRDTSGILLVAKKRSALRHLQAQFREKTVQKYYFALVMGEWESKWKVVNAPLLKNEVNSIVRVNSNGKPSETRFKILEKFEQATLIQASPITGRTHQIRVHTQYMGHPIAWDDRYGDRRFDAYTAQFGIDRLFLHAANIRFVHPATEEQMEINAPLDSKLEHALTQMRSAK, encoded by the coding sequence ATGAACGAAATCAGAACCCAAGTCCAGTTCATCGATATAGATGAAGATATGGCTGGTCAACGCATCGATAATTTTTTGCGTAACCAATTAAAATCAATTCCTAAAAGCATGGTTTATCGAATCTTGCGAAAGGGTGAAGTGCGCGTAAACAAAAAGCGAGTGAAGGCTGAATATAAATTGGAAGCTGGAGACGTGGTTCGTGTTCCACCCGTAACGATTGAAGCGAAGGCAGAAGAAGCAACTGCGCCAAGTACCAAGCTGAACAAAGTTGCGGAACTTGAACATTGCATTATCCATGAAGATGACCATGTACTGATCTTGAACAAACCGTCAGGAACAGCGGTGCATGGAGGTAGTGGCCTAAAGTTTGGTGCGATTGAAGCTTTACGTGCGTTACGTCCACAAGCTCGCTTTCTGGAACTGGTACATCGTATTGACCGCGACACATCGGGTATTTTGCTGGTTGCTAAAAAGCGTTCGGCACTTCGTCATCTACAAGCTCAGTTTCGCGAGAAAACAGTACAGAAATACTATTTTGCTCTGGTGATGGGGGAGTGGGAGAGCAAGTGGAAGGTCGTTAACGCGCCGCTGCTAAAGAACGAAGTGAATAGTATTGTTCGAGTCAATTCTAACGGTAAGCCTTCAGAAACGCGTTTTAAGATCCTTGAAAAGTTTGAACAGGCGACGTTGATTCAAGCGAGCCCAATAACAGGCCGAACTCACCAGATACGCGTTCATACTCAATATATGGGGCATCCAATTGCGTGGGATGACCGATATGGTGATCGCCGTTTTGATGCCTATACTGCCCAATTCGGCATTGACCGTTTGTTCTTACACGCTGCGAACATTCGATTTGTTCATCCAGCGACGGAAGAGCAAATGGAAATTAACGCTCCTCTGGATAGCAAACTTGAGCATGCGCTCACTCAAATGCGCTCTGCCAAATAA
- the plsX gene encoding phosphate acyltransferase PlsX gives MQNLTVALDAMGGDFGPRVTVPAAVQALSHFPELKVTLIGDQTEIAQQLSLLGCEPNARLSVVNSDRVISNSEKPSLALRHSVGTSMGMAIDLVADGQADACVSAGNTGALMALSRFRLKLLPGIDRPALVSALPTASGGKTWMLDLGANVSSDADSLFQFAVMGAALAEQHLGRPARVAILNIGAEEIKGNDLVKRCAEMLSQTHAVNFIGYIEGNQLLIDAADVVVCDGFVGNVCLKACEGTAQLFIDRLKNKFLGSSIKGWIAKKLFSELFTELKTLNPDQYNGASLLGLRGIVIKSHGSADVSAVVNAISEAVHEVKRQVPSRISDRLEAVLLERHY, from the coding sequence TTGCAAAATTTAACCGTTGCACTTGATGCAATGGGCGGGGATTTCGGTCCTCGCGTAACAGTGCCTGCCGCCGTGCAGGCACTGTCGCATTTCCCAGAGCTAAAAGTGACTCTCATCGGTGATCAAACTGAGATCGCCCAACAACTTTCTTTATTAGGTTGCGAACCGAACGCTCGCTTGAGTGTCGTAAATAGTGACCGCGTCATCTCGAATTCAGAAAAACCCTCTTTGGCATTGCGTCACAGTGTTGGTACCTCTATGGGTATGGCTATTGATCTTGTCGCTGACGGTCAAGCTGATGCGTGTGTCAGTGCTGGCAATACCGGTGCATTGATGGCGTTATCCCGTTTTAGGCTTAAACTATTGCCAGGTATTGATCGTCCCGCTTTGGTTTCAGCGTTGCCCACCGCGTCAGGTGGTAAAACATGGATGCTGGATTTAGGCGCAAATGTTTCTAGTGATGCAGACTCTTTATTTCAATTTGCAGTGATGGGTGCAGCATTAGCTGAGCAACATTTAGGTCGACCTGCTCGTGTAGCGATTTTGAATATCGGTGCGGAAGAGATTAAAGGTAATGATTTAGTTAAACGTTGTGCAGAAATGCTGAGTCAAACACACGCTGTGAATTTTATCGGCTACATTGAAGGGAACCAATTATTAATTGATGCAGCAGATGTTGTCGTATGCGATGGTTTCGTTGGCAATGTTTGTTTAAAGGCGTGTGAAGGAACGGCACAACTTTTTATCGATAGGCTAAAAAATAAGTTTTTAGGCTCATCTATAAAAGGTTGGATTGCGAAAAAGCTGTTTTCTGAACTATTTACTGAGTTAAAAACACTGAACCCCGACCAGTATAACGGCGCAAGTTTGCTAGGATTGCGCGGCATTGTAATAAAAAGTCATGGAAGTGCTGATGTATCCGCTGTCGTGAATGCGATATCAGAGGCGGTGCATGAAGTTAAACGACAAGTACCCAGCCGTATAAGCGATCGTTTGGAAGCGGTTTTACTCGAGAGGCATTATTAG
- a CDS encoding DMT family transporter, with protein sequence MTWILFTLFAAFMQSWRNAFQSHLSGDVKTAGVTLARFLWASPIAALYLITLYVIEPIALPNFNSLFITYIVGAATMQIVATALMVRLFKFNNYAVGAGLAKSEALVAALLGMLFFGTHLTLLGWFGVFVGGIGVFLLSTQGSFRQISLPTVILGISCGSAFALTSLWVREASIALGLPFPYGAAWVLLLVISLQTLILVAYLTLRDVDTLKALFARPKIVFLTSFTSCLGSIGWFSAMSLQAVPYVKTLGQVEIFFTMLISVLWLKQKVRIKDGFGLVLVALAAILVMWT encoded by the coding sequence ATGACATGGATTCTGTTCACTCTATTCGCCGCTTTTATGCAATCTTGGCGCAACGCTTTTCAAAGTCACTTATCTGGCGATGTAAAAACGGCTGGAGTCACTTTGGCTCGTTTTCTTTGGGCAAGTCCTATAGCTGCTCTGTATTTAATCACTTTGTATGTCATAGAGCCCATTGCTCTACCCAATTTTAATTCACTCTTCATCACTTACATTGTCGGTGCTGCGACAATGCAAATCGTTGCGACAGCGCTTATGGTTAGGCTGTTTAAATTTAATAATTACGCCGTAGGAGCTGGTCTTGCCAAAAGCGAAGCATTAGTTGCCGCATTGTTAGGCATGCTTTTCTTCGGCACTCACCTGACATTATTGGGATGGTTCGGGGTATTTGTTGGCGGTATCGGTGTGTTCTTACTCAGTACTCAAGGCAGTTTTCGTCAAATATCCTTGCCCACCGTTATTTTGGGGATAAGCTGCGGCAGTGCTTTCGCGTTAACATCGTTATGGGTTCGAGAAGCCAGCATCGCTCTAGGATTACCTTTTCCTTACGGTGCCGCTTGGGTTTTGCTGTTAGTTATATCCCTTCAAACACTCATCCTAGTCGCATATTTAACCCTCAGAGATGTGGATACGCTAAAAGCTTTATTCGCCAGACCTAAAATAGTCTTCTTAACCAGCTTTACCAGTTGTCTAGGCTCAATAGGCTGGTTCAGTGCGATGTCTTTGCAAGCGGTTCCTTATGTAAAAACTCTAGGGCAGGTAGAAATCTTTTTTACGATGTTGATATCTGTTCTCTGGCTTAAACAAAAAGTCCGAATTAAAGACGGCTTTGGGCTAGTTCTTGTGGCTCTCGCCGCTATTCTAGTCATGTGGACTTAA
- the rpmF gene encoding 50S ribosomal protein L32 encodes MAVQQNRKTRSRRGMRRSHDALTAAALSVDATSGETHLRHNVTAEGYYRGKKVINK; translated from the coding sequence ATGGCCGTACAACAAAACCGTAAAACACGTTCACGTCGTGGTATGCGTCGTTCACACGATGCGCTAACTGCAGCTGCACTATCTGTAGACGCGACTTCAGGTGAAACTCACCTACGCCACAACGTAACTGCTGAAGGTTACTACCGTGGTAAAAAGGTTATCAACAAGTAA
- the yceD gene encoding 23S rRNA accumulation protein YceD, producing MQKVKIPRTVDPGKAAQKRLDYDGIIQMSLLKRLDESVASVKRDAQVSLSFGLDEQQLVVISGKANIEVDLECQRCNEVFAHECEIEFTYSPITGKKSDEEIPDDYDLVDLNEYGEVNLIQLVEDEFILSLPQVAMHEDADCSVKSDNMVFGEIPEEILEDKPNPFDVLKSLKK from the coding sequence ATGCAAAAGGTAAAGATACCGCGAACGGTTGATCCGGGCAAAGCGGCTCAAAAACGACTTGATTACGATGGCATCATCCAAATGAGTCTTTTGAAGCGCTTAGATGAATCAGTCGCTAGCGTAAAACGCGACGCACAAGTCTCATTGTCATTTGGGCTTGATGAACAACAACTCGTAGTTATCTCTGGTAAAGCTAACATCGAAGTTGATTTAGAGTGTCAGCGCTGTAATGAGGTTTTCGCACACGAGTGCGAAATTGAATTCACTTATTCTCCGATTACGGGGAAAAAGAGTGATGAAGAAATTCCCGACGATTACGATTTGGTAGATCTTAATGAGTACGGTGAAGTAAACCTGATTCAGCTAGTTGAAGACGAGTTCATCTTAAGTTTGCCTCAAGTAGCAATGCATGAAGATGCGGATTGCAGCGTTAAATCAGACAATATGGTGTTTGGTGAGATTCCAGAAGAGATTTTGGAAGATAAACCGAATCCATTCGATGTTTTAAAAAGTTTGAAGAAGTAA
- the rne gene encoding ribonuclease E yields the protein MKRMLINATQKEELRVALVDGQRLFDLDIESPGHESKKANIYKGRITRIEPSLEAAFVDYGAERHGFLPLKEIAREYFPDGYTYQGRPSIKEVLKEGQEVIVQIEKEERGSKGAALTTFISLAGSYLVLMPNNPRAGGISRRIEGDERTELKTALSSLELPQGMGLIVRTAGVGKNGEELEWDLNVLLNHWAAIKQASDSNPAPFLIHQESNVIVRAIRDYLRRDIGEILIDSNTIYERALDHISLVRPDFVNRVKKYEGEVPLFSHFQIESQIESAFQREVRLPSGGSIVIDPTEALTSIDINSARATKGGDIEETALNTNLEAADEIARQLRLRDLGGLVVIDFIDMTPVRHQREVENRLRDAVRLDRARVQIGRISRFGLLEMSRQRLSPSLAEASHHICPRCSGTGVVRDNESLALSVLRLIEEEALKDNTAQVLAVVPVSIASYLLNEKRRSINHIERIQEVRITIVPNSDMETPHFEVVRVREGEEHEILSYLIPRKLEALKEAEGKELGEPDLRPKRIEEPALKGFASPAQSAPAPVAKPKVETPKETVVVEQKPGLVNRFFKALAGIFASSEEEKKEQVKETSEAENERKKQPQRRERNDRRRNNNSRDRNRRKPNDKANEKVESEQPVVATESKQQERKPKQERRNKRDRNDTKSNKLQQEGRQLAAEAQQEVVEKPASEAQQTKAAAVKERRQRRKLNKQVRVNNQPSEEAEIVENSLNADVQAPVIQEPKVELTQANIDTDNNAEQQDEQKQRRNRRSPRHLRASGQRRRRGRDRRPNPFRLRKGGVASPEMAMGKVMPRYDLAKPVVKAQPQVEAVIEQAVVSTPVLGGYAFPEMAMGKVIVRRDVAVAEAPVEKAPEPVVETPVVEQTVVKPAAVEQTPVTQPEVEQAPAVETIEQPTTEAPVAEVVVEEVAEQAAEIPVPVVEPAKKASVTAPAKGHASSPMTKASGSQEVKEIEVNAAPFRTERYAPIGAGSQVARNQAGSAMAKPQGY from the coding sequence ATGAAAAGAATGCTAATTAACGCGACTCAGAAAGAAGAGTTGCGTGTCGCTTTGGTTGATGGCCAGCGATTGTTCGATCTTGATATCGAAAGTCCTGGACATGAATCTAAAAAAGCGAACATCTACAAAGGCCGTATTACCCGTATTGAACCAAGTCTAGAAGCTGCTTTCGTTGATTACGGCGCTGAAAGACACGGTTTCCTCCCTCTCAAAGAAATTGCCCGCGAATACTTCCCAGATGGTTATACCTATCAAGGCCGTCCAAGCATAAAAGAAGTGCTTAAAGAAGGTCAGGAAGTTATCGTTCAAATTGAAAAAGAGGAACGCGGTAGCAAAGGCGCAGCTCTAACAACTTTCATCTCTCTTGCTGGTAGCTATTTAGTTCTTATGCCTAACAACCCTCGTGCCGGCGGTATTTCTCGTCGTATCGAAGGTGATGAGCGTACTGAGCTAAAAACAGCATTGAGCTCTTTAGAATTACCACAAGGTATGGGCCTCATCGTTCGTACTGCGGGTGTTGGCAAAAACGGTGAAGAGTTAGAATGGGACTTAAACGTTCTACTTAATCATTGGGCTGCAATCAAACAAGCGTCTGATTCGAATCCTGCGCCATTTCTGATCCACCAAGAAAGTAACGTAATCGTGCGAGCGATTCGTGACTATTTGCGTCGTGATATCGGTGAAATCCTAATTGATAGTAATACTATCTATGAACGTGCTCTAGACCATATAAGTCTAGTTCGTCCTGATTTCGTAAACCGTGTTAAGAAATACGAAGGTGAAGTGCCGCTATTTAGTCACTTCCAGATCGAAAGCCAAATCGAATCTGCATTCCAACGTGAGGTTCGCCTTCCTTCTGGTGGCTCAATCGTTATTGACCCAACAGAAGCACTAACTTCTATCGATATCAACTCAGCTCGCGCAACTAAAGGCGGCGATATCGAAGAGACTGCTCTGAACACTAACCTAGAAGCTGCTGACGAAATTGCACGTCAATTACGCCTACGCGACTTAGGTGGTCTAGTTGTTATCGACTTTATCGATATGACACCAGTTCGTCACCAGCGTGAAGTAGAAAACCGCTTGCGTGACGCTGTTCGCCTAGACCGTGCTCGAGTACAAATTGGCCGCATTTCACGCTTTGGCCTGTTAGAAATGTCTCGTCAACGCCTAAGCCCTTCTCTAGCAGAAGCAAGCCATCATATTTGTCCACGTTGTTCGGGTACGGGTGTAGTTCGTGACAACGAGTCTCTTGCGCTATCTGTTCTTCGTCTTATCGAAGAAGAAGCATTGAAAGACAACACTGCACAAGTATTGGCTGTAGTGCCTGTTTCCATTGCTTCATACCTATTGAATGAAAAGCGTCGTTCAATTAACCACATTGAACGTATCCAAGAAGTTAGAATTACTATCGTTCCAAACTCAGACATGGAAACACCTCATTTCGAGGTAGTTCGTGTACGTGAAGGTGAAGAGCATGAAATTCTTTCTTACTTGATCCCAAGAAAACTTGAAGCACTAAAAGAAGCTGAAGGCAAAGAACTTGGTGAACCTGATTTACGTCCAAAACGCATCGAAGAACCTGCTCTGAAAGGTTTTGCGTCACCAGCTCAGTCAGCACCTGCGCCAGTTGCAAAACCAAAAGTAGAAACGCCTAAAGAAACCGTTGTTGTTGAACAAAAACCTGGACTGGTTAACCGTTTCTTTAAAGCTTTAGCTGGTATTTTCGCTTCTTCAGAAGAAGAGAAGAAAGAACAGGTAAAAGAAACAAGCGAAGCAGAGAACGAGCGTAAGAAACAGCCTCAACGTCGCGAACGTAACGACCGCCGTCGTAACAACAACTCTCGAGACAGAAATCGTCGTAAGCCAAATGATAAGGCGAACGAAAAAGTTGAGAGCGAACAACCTGTTGTAGCAACTGAAAGCAAACAGCAAGAGCGCAAGCCTAAGCAAGAGCGCCGTAACAAGCGCGACCGCAATGATACGAAGTCGAACAAACTTCAACAAGAAGGCCGCCAGTTAGCAGCTGAAGCACAGCAAGAAGTGGTTGAAAAACCTGCAAGCGAAGCGCAACAAACAAAAGCGGCTGCAGTTAAAGAGCGTCGTCAACGCCGTAAGCTTAACAAGCAAGTTCGCGTGAACAATCAACCATCTGAAGAAGCAGAAATCGTTGAGAATTCATTGAATGCAGATGTTCAAGCACCTGTTATTCAAGAACCTAAAGTTGAGTTGACTCAAGCGAACATTGATACTGATAACAATGCAGAGCAACAAGATGAACAGAAACAGCGTCGTAACCGTCGTTCACCTCGTCACCTACGAGCAAGTGGTCAGCGTCGTCGCCGTGGTCGTGATCGTCGCCCTAACCCATTCCGCCTACGCAAAGGTGGTGTAGCTTCTCCAGAGATGGCTATGGGTAAAGTCATGCCACGTTACGACTTAGCTAAACCTGTGGTTAAAGCTCAGCCTCAAGTTGAAGCGGTAATTGAACAAGCCGTTGTATCAACACCAGTATTAGGTGGCTACGCATTCCCAGAAATGGCAATGGGTAAAGTGATTGTTCGTCGTGACGTAGCTGTTGCTGAAGCGCCAGTTGAGAAAGCTCCAGAGCCAGTGGTTGAAACGCCTGTCGTTGAACAGACTGTTGTTAAACCAGCTGCTGTTGAACAAACACCGGTTACTCAACCAGAAGTGGAACAAGCCCCAGCAGTTGAAACCATTGAACAACCGACAACAGAAGCGCCTGTAGCTGAAGTTGTTGTGGAAGAAGTAGCAGAACAAGCGGCGGAGATCCCTGTACCCGTAGTTGAACCAGCGAAGAAAGCGAGTGTTACAGCTCCGGCAAAAGGTCATGCTTCATCACCAATGACTAAAGCTTCTGGTTCACAAGAGGTGAAGGAAATTGAAGTTAACGCTGCACCTTTCCGCACTGAACGATACGCACCTATTGGTGCAGGTAGTCAAGTCGCTCGCAACCAAGCCGGTTCTGCCATGGCGAAACCTCAAGGTTACTAA
- a CDS encoding Maf family protein, with protein MQNYQLVLASTSPFRQQLLKKLDIPFITAQPNCDETPHTNESPEALVQRLAEQKARSCVVKTPSLVVGSDQVCVIDGQIVGKPHTKQKAVEQLMSQSGKAITFYTGLALYNSETQKSQVTLDTFTVHFRQLNQKMVECYVEKEMPLNCAGSFKSEGLGIALFDKLEGDDPNTLVGLPLIKLIQLLENESFTVL; from the coding sequence ATGCAAAATTACCAACTAGTTTTAGCTTCCACTTCACCTTTTCGTCAGCAGTTGCTGAAAAAGCTCGATATCCCTTTCATTACCGCACAGCCCAATTGCGATGAAACACCCCACACAAACGAGTCGCCTGAAGCTTTAGTACAAAGACTAGCAGAACAAAAAGCACGCTCTTGTGTCGTTAAAACCCCAAGTTTAGTCGTTGGCTCAGATCAAGTTTGCGTCATTGACGGACAAATCGTTGGTAAACCGCATACCAAGCAAAAAGCGGTTGAGCAGTTGATGAGTCAAAGTGGGAAAGCGATTACCTTTTACACAGGCTTAGCACTGTATAACTCTGAAACGCAAAAAAGTCAGGTTACGCTAGATACGTTCACAGTGCATTTTCGCCAACTTAATCAAAAGATGGTCGAATGTTATGTTGAAAAAGAAATGCCTTTAAACTGTGCAGGCAGTTTTAAAAGTGAAGGGTTAGGAATTGCCCTATTCGACAAACTCGAAGGTGACGACCCAAATACATTAGTAGGTCTTCCACTTATTAAGCTTATCCAATTGCTCGAAAACGAAAGTTTTACAGTTCTATAA
- a CDS encoding SulP family inorganic anion transporter — protein sequence MFEFPQFSKHSVKNDALSGLTVALALVPEAVAFAFVAGVDPMVGLYAAFIVGLVTSIFGGRPGMISGATGAMAVVMVSLVSSHGVQYLFAAILLTGILQIAAGLFKLGKFIRMVPHPVMIGFVNGLAIVIFLAQLGQFKAPDMSGALSWLPSDQLFLMLGLVALTMAIIHFLPKITTAVPSSLAAIVTVTLLVQGLGLETRTVVDFLRAMSGNEGATLAGTLPTFAFPIVPMTLETLQIILPYSVILAAIGLIESLLTLTVLDEMTNTRGKSNRECMGQGLANITCSVFGAMGGCAMIGQSMININSGGRGRLSGIVAAVMLLVFILFASSLIEMIPLAALVGVMFMVVIGTFEWATFKLARRVPKQDFFVIVLVTIVTVFTDLAIAVGVGVIASALMFAWEHAKHIYATSQLNEEGSKVYKVNGPIFFGSAANFLELFDAQNDPQDVIVDFAQSRVADHSAIEAIETLAERYASVGKTLHLRHLSQDCRALLHKAGSLVEINVKEDPSYKVATDVLAG from the coding sequence ATGTTTGAATTTCCCCAGTTTTCCAAACACTCTGTAAAAAATGACGCTCTTTCGGGTCTTACTGTTGCTTTAGCACTGGTACCAGAAGCGGTTGCATTCGCATTTGTAGCCGGTGTTGACCCTATGGTTGGTCTGTACGCCGCATTTATTGTTGGTCTTGTGACTTCTATTTTCGGTGGACGCCCGGGCATGATCTCGGGAGCAACAGGCGCAATGGCTGTAGTAATGGTCAGCCTAGTATCAAGCCATGGTGTCCAATACCTGTTTGCCGCCATTTTGTTAACGGGAATACTGCAAATTGCAGCCGGCCTATTTAAACTCGGTAAGTTCATTCGCATGGTGCCTCATCCTGTCATGATTGGTTTCGTGAATGGCTTGGCTATTGTTATCTTCCTAGCACAATTAGGTCAGTTCAAGGCACCTGATATGAGTGGCGCGCTTAGTTGGCTTCCAAGCGATCAGTTGTTCCTAATGTTAGGCTTGGTCGCTTTGACGATGGCTATCATCCACTTTCTTCCTAAAATTACCACTGCAGTTCCATCTTCATTAGCAGCGATAGTTACCGTCACTTTGCTGGTTCAAGGTCTCGGGTTAGAAACTCGTACTGTTGTCGATTTCTTGCGTGCAATGTCGGGTAATGAAGGCGCAACACTTGCTGGTACGCTGCCAACATTTGCCTTCCCTATTGTTCCAATGACACTTGAGACTTTACAAATTATTCTTCCGTATTCTGTTATTTTGGCAGCTATTGGTTTGATTGAGTCATTGCTGACGCTGACTGTTCTAGACGAAATGACTAACACTCGTGGTAAGTCTAACCGTGAATGTATGGGACAAGGTCTTGCGAACATTACCTGTTCTGTATTTGGCGCTATGGGTGGCTGTGCGATGATTGGTCAGTCAATGATTAACATTAATTCTGGTGGTCGTGGGCGCTTGTCAGGTATTGTGGCAGCGGTGATGCTACTGGTCTTTATCCTGTTTGCTTCCTCACTGATTGAAATGATCCCACTGGCTGCGCTAGTTGGCGTGATGTTCATGGTGGTGATCGGTACGTTTGAATGGGCAACCTTCAAACTTGCTCGTCGTGTACCTAAGCAAGATTTCTTTGTCATCGTACTAGTAACGATTGTTACCGTGTTTACCGACTTAGCTATTGCGGTAGGAGTTGGTGTAATTGCTTCTGCACTTATGTTTGCTTGGGAACACGCAAAACACATCTACGCAACCAGCCAGCTTAATGAAGAAGGTTCCAAAGTTTACAAAGTTAATGGCCCTATATTCTTTGGTTCAGCTGCGAACTTCTTAGAATTATTTGACGCGCAAAACGATCCACAAGATGTGATTGTCGATTTTGCTCAGTCACGTGTTGCTGACCACTCAGCCATTGAAGCGATTGAAACTCTGGCGGAGCGCTACGCTTCTGTAGGAAAAACACTTCATCTACGCCATTTAAGCCAAGATTGCCGTGCATTGCTTCATAAAGCAGGCAGCCTAGTCGAAATAAACGTGAAAGAAGACCCTAGCTATAAAGTTGCTACAGATGTGCTTGCAGGCTAA